In Boudabousia tangfeifanii, the DNA window CGTTTTTGTTGACACTATCTTGGTATGTACTGCTACCGCCCTTCTAATCCTGATCGCACTACCCGAAAAACTAGTTGGTGGCACTGCCGATATGGCTGGGTCCCTAACCTCAAATGCGCTGATCTACGTATTCGGGTCGTGGATTACTCCACTAGTCACTTTTATTATCTTCATCTTTGTCTACACTTCGTCCTTCGGTGCGTACAGTTACGGTCAGGTCGCCCTCGATTACATTTTCGGCGATGAAGCAACTTCGATGCTCTACCGTACCTTCGTAGTAATTGCTTGCGGTTGGGCAGCGATGCAGTCTCTGACACTCGTTTGGGGTATCTCGGACGTACTGTTAGGACTTGGCGCTATCTTCAACCTCTACGCGTTGATTCGACTAGCACCTTGGACCAAGGCAATCTTGAAAGACTGGAAGAGCCAAAAGGGCAGTGAACTACACTTCCAAGCAAAGGGTAATCCACTGCTTCCAGGTGATGTCCCAACTGATTCGTGGGACTAAGCACTAAGGTTTGAAACTGGGCGAAAAGTCTACCTACGCTGGTTCCGAAGCATATACTAGGCACATGCGTGTATTGCGATTTAGTGTAGGAGACGAGATCTTCTACGGAGTAAGAGAAGAGAATTCAACCAGGGTAACTGCGCTCAAGGGGGATCCGTTGTTTTCGGTTCCAACCCCCAACGGAAAAGTATTCGATCTGGATGAGGTACGTTTGCTTTCTCCAGTGATTCCTCGTTCCAAGGTAATTTGCGCAGCCGATAGCTACGCTTCTACCGACAACGTAGATTTCCCAGAATCGCCGGTTTTCTTCCTAAAACCAAACACTGCTGTCATTGGCCCAGATGATCCTATCGTGTTGCCAAAATATGCAGAGTCTATTACTGGTGAAGTAGAACTTGCGGTTGTAGTTAAAACTATGTGCAAGAATCTAACGCCGGAGCAAGTCCCAAATATCGTATTCGGCTGGACGATTGCTAATGATGTAACGGCTCACGGTCCCGGACTTGAAGGATTAACCGCGGCACGCAAAGGCTTTGATACTTCCTGCCCATTAGGCCCCGAGTTGTATGTGGGAGATTTTTCTGAAGTCGATCATCTCACTTTTAGCTCAAGCGTTGATGGAACTGAATATCAATCGGGAACGACCTCGGAAATTAAAGGCAGTATTGCCCAGTGGGTGGCCGCGGCGTCACGCATCACTACCTTGTTGCCCGGCGATATTGTGCTTACTGGATCGGTAAGTGGTGCCCCGACTTTATCGTCTGGGCAAAAAATGACTTGCCAGATTGAGCCTATTGGCGAACTAACAAATCCCGTACTTTCTCGCTAAAACCACAGAAAAGAAGTAAGGTTTAACCATGACTGAATCAAAAAATGTGAGAGTTCGTTTTTGCCCTTCTCCTACCGGCATGCCACACGTAGGAATGGTACGAACTTGTTTGTTTAACTGGGCCTATGCCCGCCACACTGGTGGTACTTTCGTATTCCGTATTGAAGATACTGATGCAGCCCGTGATAGTGAAGAATCCTTCGAGCTAATTCTTGACTCCTTGCGTTGGCTAGGACTTGACTGGGACGAGGGCGTAGGCAAGCCTGGCCCTCATGAGCCATACCGTCAGTCGCAGCGCATGGATATTTACGCCAAGGTAGCCAAGCAGCTTCTTGATGGGGGATACGCATACGAATCCTTCTCAACGCCAGAGGAAGTTGAAGCTCGTCACCGCGCTGCTGGTCGTGACCCCAAGCTAGGCTATGACGGTTACGATCGTGACTTGACCGAAGAACAGAAGGCCGCTTACCGTGCAGAAGGTCGACAGCCAGTACTTCGTATGCGTATGCCTGATGAGGACATTACGTTTACCGACGTGGTTCGTGGTGAAATCACTTTCAAGGCTGGATCTGTTCCAGACTACGTAATTGTTCGAGCCAACGGTCACCCGCTATACACTTTGGTCAACCCAGTTGATGACGCTTTGATGGAGATTACCCACGTTTTGCGTGGTGAAGACTTGCTATCGTCTACTCCTCGCCAGATTGTGTTGTACCGAGCATTGCAGGAATTGGGTGTTGCTAAGTACATGCCTGAGTTCGGTCACTTGCCGTACGTGATGGGGGAAGGCAATAAGAAGCTTTCCAAGCGTGACCCAGAGTCGAACCTGTTGCATCATCGTCGTAACGGTATGATTCCAGAGGGTTTCTTGAACTACTTGGCCCTCCTAGGATGGTCGATTTCGCCAACTAACGATATTTTCTCGGCAGAAGAAATGGTTGGCGCTTTTGACGTGCACGATGTGAACCCGAACCCTGCACGTTTCGATGTTAAGAAGTGCACTGCGATTAACGCCGAACATATTCGTTTGCTAGCCGAGGACGATTTCCGTGACCGCCTCGTTCCTTACCTGGCAGATATTTATTCTCCGGAAGATGAACGCCAGCCGATGGTCTCCGCTGAAACTTTCGCGCAGCTATCGGAACGTGAACAGGAAATCTTGACTGTGGCAGCGCCACTTATCCAGACCCGTATTCAGGTCTTGTCTCAGGCGCGCGAAATGCTTGGATTCTTGTTTGTTGGTGCTGATCAGGTGGAATACGATGAAAAGGCCGTTGGTAAGCTAAAGCCGGAAGCTAAGGAAGTTTTGGCTGCTGCCATTGAAACGGTTGAGGCTTTGCCTGAGTTCACCACCGAGGCGCTAGAGCATTCCTTGCGCGCAAAGATTGTTGAAGAGATGGAAATTAAGCCGCGTCTAGCCTTTGGGCCTTTGCGCTTGGCGGTTACCGGTCGGCTAGTCTCTCCACCTTTGTTTGAATGCATGGAGCTACTAGGCAAGGAAGAATCTCTTGCTCGTTTGCGTCGGTTTGCAGGCATGATCTAACTAGATCTTTGGTATTAATCGGCAGAGGTGATCTCTTTCACCTCTGCCGATTTGCTACTAGAGGCCGAAGTGGGTATAGTATTCCAAGTCGCAAAGATGAAAATCTTAGCGAGTCACCATTGGGGTATGGTGTAATCGGCAGCACGAAGGTTTCTGGTTCCTTTAGTCTAGGTTCGAGTCCTGGTACCCCAGCCAACAAAACTACGGTTTTGTGCCGCTCCCGTCGTCTAGCGGCCTAGGACACCGCCCTCTCAAGGCGGCGGCGCCGGTTCGAATCCGGTCGGGAGTACTCCTAGTTTGTTATCACCGTCAATGACGGTGTTTTTTTATTTCTTTTGTTAATTTTCCTTAGCATAACACGTGAGAAAAGAATCCTAACCGCGGGTATAAAACCGCGAAGATAACGCGCAAGCGATAAGATTAACCCTGTTACGAAATGACCGGAAGGGGTTCATAAAGATGGACAGAGTACTGCGAGTTAATGGCGGTCGTCCGCTACAAGGTGAGTTGCGAGTTCGTGGGGCCAAAAACTTTGTACCCAAGGCTATGGTGGCGGCTCTGCTTGGTGAAACACCCTCGGTACTTAAAAATGTTCCGTTAATCCTCGATGTTGACGTTGTTTCGCGTCTTTTGCGCCTGCATGGCGTGAAAGTAGAGTTTGACCAGTCCGAAGGCGTCCTGACTATGGATCCGACCTCGGTCGAATTGGCTCATGTGGCCGATATTGACGCTCATGCCGGCTCAAGTCGTATTCCGATTTTATTCTGCGGCCCTTTGCTGCATCGCTTAGGGGAAGCCTTTATTCCCGATCTCGGCGGTTGCAATATTGGGGGTCGTCCAATCGACTTCCACATGGATTCTCTTCGAGCTTTTGGCGCGAAGGTTGAAAAGCGTGATTCTGGGATTCATATTTCTGCCGAGGGCGGCTTGTATGGCACCCAAATTGAGCTTCCTTACCCCTCAGTTGGTGCCACTGAGCAGACTCTGTTGACCGCTGTTCGTGCTCAGGGGCTGACCGAGCTACGTAATGCCGCGGTGGAACCTGAGATTATGGATCTTGTTTCTGTGCTGCAGAAGATGGGTGCCATTATTTCGGTAGATACCGACCGTACGATTCGTATCGAGGGCGTGGATTCCTTGTCGGGTTATACCCATACGGCGCTTTCCGACCGGATCGAAGCGGCATCATGGGCCTCAGCAGCCTTGGCTACGGGCGGTGATATTTTCGTCCGGGGAGCCCACCAGCCTGATATGACGACGTTCCTTAACACTTTCCGTAAGATCGGTGGCGCCTTTGACGTCCAAGAGGATGGCATTCGTTTTTGGCATCCAGGCAGCGATTTGAAGGCCATCATGATGGAAACCAATGTGCACCCAGGTTTTATGACTGACTGGCAACAGCCGTTAGTAGTTGCTTTGACCCAAGCCAATGGTCTTTCCATCGTGCACGAAACTGTTTACGAGAAACGATTCGGTTTTACTGAGGCATTGACTGCAATGGGAGCACAGATTCAGCTTTATCGTGAATGTTTGGGATCTTCGCCTTGTCGTTTTGCCCAAAAGAACTTTAAACACTCAGCGGTTATTTCTGGCCCAACTAAGTTACATGGGGCCGACATTCAAGTTCCTGATTTACGAGGTGGATTCAGCCATCTGATCGCGGCCTTAGCGGCAGAGGGTCAATCGAATGTCTCAGGGGTGGGGGTTATTGCTCGTGGATACGAGCACTTCACTTCGAAGCTATCATTACTTGACGCCGACTTTGAAGACATCTCGGAAGCCTGATGATCCCAGAGTTGCCATGGATTACGCGTCTAAGCGCGCGAATAGTTTGGCCACTTTTTCGATTATTAACAAATACTTCCTTTGAGGGGATTCAGAAGCTTCCCAAAGAGGGTGGTTTCCTGTTAGTCGGCAATCATATTTCATCTTTCGATGCGATACCTCCTACTTTGATGTGTTGGAGAATCAATCGAGGAATTCGATATGCGGCTAAACACACCCTGTTCGAGCAACCTGTACTGGGCTGGTGGCTTAGAAAAATGGGTCACCTACCAGTCCGTAGGAGCGCTAAACAGGGGGAGAGCTTCATTAGCCAAGCCACCGAATTAGTTTCTTCTGGTCGCGTCCTCGGTATTTTCCCGGAAGGCACTACTACCCGCGAAGAAAAATACTGGCCTATGACTGCCAAAACTGGTGCGGCTAAGATAGCTTTAGCTTCGTCTGCCCCAATCTATCCGGTGGTTTTCTGGGGTACTCAGCATTTTCTTCCTAGGTATTCATATTTACCGAGGTTCTGGGCTAGGCCAAGAATCGTCTTGAAAGTGCTAGATCCGATTACAGTAGATCTTGATACAGTTCCTTCGACAGAATACGCACGAGTTATCTCGAACGAAATTACTAAAGTGCTAACCAACGAGTTAGCGAAACTGCGAGGCGAACCTCCACGGATTCCTTCTTACGATTTAAGAGTGGATGGAGATCCCTGGGGAAAAGTACCTCGCTCGCAATTGGTTGCCCAAGATACAATTGAAATTAAACGTCAGCTCAAACTGGCACGACAAATGAAGAAAGCCCGAGAGGAAATGCGATGAGAAAGTTTTCGCCTTTTTACTATTTTGCAAAAACTGTTGCTAGCTGGGCAGTTCATGGCGTTACCAGAACTAACTGGGAGGGGCTGGAAAACCTACCCAAAAACGGTGGATATGTGGTTGCTGCTAATCATGTCACCGAATTTGATGCGCTAACTTTGATGCATCCCTTGGTAGATAACGAAATTCCGGTACGAGTTATGGCTAAGGCGTCACTGTTTAAAGTACCGGTACTCGGTTGGATTATGCGCCAGGCTGGTCAAGTTCCCGTATATCGCGGCACCAGCCATGCGCAAGATGCCTTAGTAGCAGCAAAAGAGGCTCTGGCTGGTGGGGAAGTCATCGCGATCTTCCCTGAAGGGACTTTGACTCGAGATCCTGAATGTTGGCCGATGACACCAAAAACTGGAGTCGGTAGATTGGCACTAGCTGGACCTGAACCGGTAATTCCTTGCGCACAATGGGGCGGCCATCAAGTGCTAGGTCGTTATTCCCGGGTTCCCCATTTGCTGGGACGTAAAGATGTCACTGTTAAGTTTGGGAAACCAGTATTTGTAGATGATTTGAGAGATTGGGATGATCAGGTAGCTGCAGCCCGCGAGGCAGCTAATCGGGTCATAGATGCCATCACTGCTCTACTGGCAGAAGTTCGCAACGAAGTGCCACCGGCTCTCCGTTACGATCCCAAGGTGCACGGGGAACTTTCGAAAGAGGCGCTTGGGCGAGTGTGGCCGAAACAGGCCGAAAAGTTTAAATATTCAATTAAGAACTGATTACCTGGAGGGAACATGCCTAGCGAAAAAATACAGCGAGCTGCAGTTGTTGGTGCCGGCGCTTGGGGAACCACCTTCGCTCAGGTACTTTGTGATGCTGGTTTAGAGGTTTTGCTTTGGGGTAGGGACCCAAAATTGATTGAGACAATCAATGAGGTACATACTTCGAAGTACCTATCCGGCATAGTGCTGCCAGAAAATTTACGTGCCACCTCTGATATTTCCCAGGTGCTGGAGTTTTCACCACAAATGTTGGTAGTAGCTATTCCGTCCTCGGCAATTGAGCAGGCACTGCTGCCACTCGCTGGTCAAGTTTCTAAACTAGAAATTGTTTCCTTGGTTAAGGGTCTAAAGAATGGGCATTTTATGTCCGAACTAATAGCTCATACATTGCAGGTTCCACAGGCGAATGTGACGGTTATTTCGGGACCAAATTTAGCAGGTGAAATTGCTGCTAGACAGCCTGCCGCCACCGTGGTGGCTAATCAAGAAATTGAACGCGCACAGAGAGTAGCAGAAGCTTGTGA includes these proteins:
- a CDS encoding fumarylacetoacetate hydrolase family protein, giving the protein MRVLRFSVGDEIFYGVREENSTRVTALKGDPLFSVPTPNGKVFDLDEVRLLSPVIPRSKVICAADSYASTDNVDFPESPVFFLKPNTAVIGPDDPIVLPKYAESITGEVELAVVVKTMCKNLTPEQVPNIVFGWTIANDVTAHGPGLEGLTAARKGFDTSCPLGPELYVGDFSEVDHLTFSSSVDGTEYQSGTTSEIKGSIAQWVAAASRITTLLPGDIVLTGSVSGAPTLSSGQKMTCQIEPIGELTNPVLSR
- the gltX gene encoding glutamate--tRNA ligase — protein: MTESKNVRVRFCPSPTGMPHVGMVRTCLFNWAYARHTGGTFVFRIEDTDAARDSEESFELILDSLRWLGLDWDEGVGKPGPHEPYRQSQRMDIYAKVAKQLLDGGYAYESFSTPEEVEARHRAAGRDPKLGYDGYDRDLTEEQKAAYRAEGRQPVLRMRMPDEDITFTDVVRGEITFKAGSVPDYVIVRANGHPLYTLVNPVDDALMEITHVLRGEDLLSSTPRQIVLYRALQELGVAKYMPEFGHLPYVMGEGNKKLSKRDPESNLLHHRRNGMIPEGFLNYLALLGWSISPTNDIFSAEEMVGAFDVHDVNPNPARFDVKKCTAINAEHIRLLAEDDFRDRLVPYLADIYSPEDERQPMVSAETFAQLSEREQEILTVAAPLIQTRIQVLSQAREMLGFLFVGADQVEYDEKAVGKLKPEAKEVLAAAIETVEALPEFTTEALEHSLRAKIVEEMEIKPRLAFGPLRLAVTGRLVSPPLFECMELLGKEESLARLRRFAGMI
- the murA gene encoding UDP-N-acetylglucosamine 1-carboxyvinyltransferase; translated protein: MDRVLRVNGGRPLQGELRVRGAKNFVPKAMVAALLGETPSVLKNVPLILDVDVVSRLLRLHGVKVEFDQSEGVLTMDPTSVELAHVADIDAHAGSSRIPILFCGPLLHRLGEAFIPDLGGCNIGGRPIDFHMDSLRAFGAKVEKRDSGIHISAEGGLYGTQIELPYPSVGATEQTLLTAVRAQGLTELRNAAVEPEIMDLVSVLQKMGAIISVDTDRTIRIEGVDSLSGYTHTALSDRIEAASWASAALATGGDIFVRGAHQPDMTTFLNTFRKIGGAFDVQEDGIRFWHPGSDLKAIMMETNVHPGFMTDWQQPLVVALTQANGLSIVHETVYEKRFGFTEALTAMGAQIQLYRECLGSSPCRFAQKNFKHSAVISGPTKLHGADIQVPDLRGGFSHLIAALAAEGQSNVSGVGVIARGYEHFTSKLSLLDADFEDISEA
- a CDS encoding lysophospholipid acyltransferase family protein; this encodes MIPELPWITRLSARIVWPLFRLLTNTSFEGIQKLPKEGGFLLVGNHISSFDAIPPTLMCWRINRGIRYAAKHTLFEQPVLGWWLRKMGHLPVRRSAKQGESFISQATELVSSGRVLGIFPEGTTTREEKYWPMTAKTGAAKIALASSAPIYPVVFWGTQHFLPRYSYLPRFWARPRIVLKVLDPITVDLDTVPSTEYARVISNEITKVLTNELAKLRGEPPRIPSYDLRVDGDPWGKVPRSQLVAQDTIEIKRQLKLARQMKKAREEMR
- a CDS encoding lysophospholipid acyltransferase family protein, producing MRKFSPFYYFAKTVASWAVHGVTRTNWEGLENLPKNGGYVVAANHVTEFDALTLMHPLVDNEIPVRVMAKASLFKVPVLGWIMRQAGQVPVYRGTSHAQDALVAAKEALAGGEVIAIFPEGTLTRDPECWPMTPKTGVGRLALAGPEPVIPCAQWGGHQVLGRYSRVPHLLGRKDVTVKFGKPVFVDDLRDWDDQVAAAREAANRVIDAITALLAEVRNEVPPALRYDPKVHGELSKEALGRVWPKQAEKFKYSIKN
- a CDS encoding NAD(P)H-dependent glycerol-3-phosphate dehydrogenase; the protein is MPSEKIQRAAVVGAGAWGTTFAQVLCDAGLEVLLWGRDPKLIETINEVHTSKYLSGIVLPENLRATSDISQVLEFSPQMLVVAIPSSAIEQALLPLAGQVSKLEIVSLVKGLKNGHFMSELIAHTLQVPQANVTVISGPNLAGEIAARQPAATVVANQEIERAQRVAEACDAGYFRPYISTDVIGCEIGGVAKNVIALAVGAATGMGLGKNTQSTLITRGLAEITRLGLALGANGETFLGLAGIGDLTTTCSSQLSRNFTFGENIGKGLSVQQALGASRGVAEGVNSCDHVLALAKENGVDMPITEAVVDVVHNNHSAAQMGERLLGRPRKMDGVEIQLA